A genomic region of Streptomyces sp. NBC_00247 contains the following coding sequences:
- the rplB gene encoding 50S ribosomal protein L2, whose product MGIRKYKPTTPGRRGSSVADFVEITRSTPEKSLVRPLHSKGGRNNTGRVTVRHQGGGHKRAFRVIDFRRHDKDGVPAKVAHIEYDPNRTARIALLHYADGEKRYIVAPKGLKQGDRVENGPTADIKPGNNLALRNIPVGTTIHAIELRPGGGAKFARSAGASVQLLAKEGTMAHLRMPSGEIRLVDARCRATIGEVGNAEQSNINWGKAGRMRWKGVRPTVRGVAMNPVDHPHGGGEGKTSGGRHPVSPWGQKEGRTRSPKKASSKYIVRRRKTNKKR is encoded by the coding sequence ATGGGTATCCGCAAGTACAAGCCGACGACGCCGGGCCGTCGTGGCTCCAGCGTCGCCGACTTTGTCGAGATCACGCGGTCCACGCCGGAGAAGTCGCTGGTCCGCCCCCTGCACAGCAAGGGCGGCCGTAACAACACCGGTCGTGTGACCGTTCGCCACCAGGGTGGTGGCCACAAGCGCGCCTTCCGCGTGATCGACTTCCGTCGTCACGACAAGGACGGCGTGCCGGCCAAGGTCGCGCACATCGAGTACGACCCCAACCGCACCGCGCGCATCGCGCTGCTGCACTACGCGGACGGCGAGAAGCGTTACATCGTCGCTCCGAAGGGCCTGAAGCAGGGCGACCGTGTCGAGAACGGCCCGACCGCCGACATCAAGCCCGGCAACAACCTGGCGCTGCGCAACATCCCGGTCGGTACGACCATCCACGCCATCGAGCTGCGGCCCGGCGGCGGCGCGAAGTTCGCCCGTTCCGCGGGTGCCTCCGTGCAGCTGCTGGCGAAGGAGGGCACGATGGCCCACCTTCGTATGCCTTCCGGTGAGATCCGGCTGGTCGACGCCCGCTGCCGCGCCACCATCGGCGAGGTCGGCAACGCCGAGCAGTCGAACATCAACTGGGGCAAGGCCGGCCGTATGCGCTGGAAGGGCGTTCGCCCGACCGTCCGCGGTGTCGCGATGAACCCGGTTGACCACCCGCACGGTGGTGGTGAAGGCAAGACCTCCGGTGGACGTCACCCGGTCTCGCCGTGGGGTCAGAAGGAGGGTCGTACTCGCTCGCCGAAGAAGGCATCGAGCAAGTACATCGTCCGCCGCCGCAAGACGAACAAGAAGCGCTAG
- the rpsS gene encoding 30S ribosomal protein S19, translating to MPRSLKKGPFVDGHLIKKVDVQNEAGTKNVIKTWSRRSMIVPAMLGHTIAVHNGKIHVPVFVTESMVGHKLGEFSPTRTFRGHVKDDRKSKRR from the coding sequence ATGCCGCGCAGTCTCAAGAAGGGGCCCTTCGTCGACGGACACCTCATCAAGAAGGTGGACGTACAGAACGAGGCAGGCACCAAGAACGTCATCAAGACCTGGTCCCGTCGCTCGATGATCGTCCCGGCCATGCTGGGGCACACCATCGCGGTGCACAACGGCAAGATCCACGTCCCGGTGTTCGTCACCGAGTCGATGGTCGGCCACAAGCTCGGCGAGTTCTCGCCGACTCGCACCTTCCGCGGCCACGTCAAGGACGACCGGAAGTCGAAGCGCCGCTAG
- the rplW gene encoding 50S ribosomal protein L23 has product MSTATVTSKTYSDPRDILVKPVVSEKSYALLDENKYTFIVAPGSNKTQIKQAVEAVFSVKVTGVNTINRQGKRKRTKTGFGKRADTKRAIVTLAEGDRIDIFGGPTS; this is encoded by the coding sequence ATGAGCACGGCGACCGTAACCAGCAAGACGTACTCGGACCCGCGCGACATCCTCGTGAAGCCGGTCGTGTCCGAGAAGAGCTACGCGCTGCTCGACGAGAACAAGTACACGTTCATCGTCGCGCCGGGCTCCAACAAGACCCAGATCAAGCAGGCCGTCGAGGCGGTCTTCTCGGTCAAGGTCACCGGGGTCAACACGATCAACCGTCAGGGTAAGCGCAAGCGCACCAAGACCGGTTTCGGCAAGCGCGCCGACACGAAGCGCGCCATCGTGACCCTCGCCGAGGGCGACCGTATCGACATCTTCGGCGGCCCGACCTCCTGA
- the rplV gene encoding 50S ribosomal protein L22 yields the protein MEARAQARYIRVTPMKARRVVDLIRGMDATEAQAVLRFAPQAASVPVGKVLDSAIANAAHNYDHPDASSLVISEAYVDEGPTLKRFRPRAQGRAYRIRKRTSHITVVVSSKEGTR from the coding sequence ATGGAAGCCAGGGCCCAGGCGCGGTACATCCGCGTCACGCCCATGAAGGCCCGCCGCGTGGTGGACCTCATCCGTGGCATGGATGCCACGGAGGCTCAGGCGGTCCTGCGTTTCGCCCCGCAGGCCGCGAGCGTGCCGGTTGGCAAGGTGCTTGACAGCGCCATCGCCAACGCTGCACACAACTACGACCACCCTGACGCCTCTTCGCTGGTCATCAGCGAGGCGTACGTGGACGAGGGCCCGACCCTGAAGCGGTTCCGTCCGCGTGCTCAGGGCCGTGCCTACCGGATCCGTAAGCGGACCAGCCACATCACCGTGGTC